The candidate division WOR-3 bacterium nucleotide sequence ATTAAAATTCTTGTTTAAATGGTTGAATCTTGAGAGTTCAAATATGGCTATTGACCTTGGGACATCAAACACTCTGATTTATACAAAAAGTGATGGGATTGTCCTTGATGAAAACTCGATGGTTGCATATAACAAAAAAACTGGCGCCTTAATTACTGCAGGGAAAGAAGTGCTCAAAATGATTGGGAGAACCCCGGAAGATATTATAATCTCAAGACCTCTTGAAGATGGGGTGATAGCTGACTTTAAAATGGTTGAGAGTATGCTCCGGTTTTTCATAGAAAAAGTTCAAAAGAAAAAAATATTTATCCGTCCAAAAGTTTTAGTTGCTGTTCCTTCCGGGATTACCCCCGTGGAGAAGAAGGCTGTTGTAAATGCCTTAGAAGAGGCGGGAGCAAGAGAAGTTTTACTAATCGCAGAACCAATAGCTGGGGCTTTGGGGATGAATCTTCCTGTAGAAGAGCCAACAGGACATATGATTGTTGATATTGGTGGTGGGACAACTGAGGTGGCAGTAATTGCTCTTTCTGGGATAGTGAATAAGGTTTCTATAAAAATTGCAGGAGATGAATTAAATGAGGCAATTCAGACTTATCTATACAATGAATATAATATGGCAATAGGAATGGCTCTTGCTGAAGAAATAAAGAAAAGAATTGGTTCTGCTATTCCAGTTGAAGAAAAAGAAGAGATGGAAATGGAGATAAGTGGTTTGGACCTTGTAGATGGATTACCAAAATCAGTAAAGATAAAAACAAATGAAGTTTACGAAGCTATGAAAGATACCTTGGGTCTTATTAAAAATGCAGTTAAAAAAGCCTTGTCCGAGACTCCCCCTGAGCTTGCCTCTGATATAGTTGAAAAGGGTATATTTTTAA carries:
- a CDS encoding rod shape-determining protein, with translation MKLKFLFKWLNLESSNMAIDLGTSNTLIYTKSDGIVLDENSMVAYNKKTGALITAGKEVLKMIGRTPEDIIISRPLEDGVIADFKMVESMLRFFIEKVQKKKIFIRPKVLVAVPSGITPVEKKAVVNALEEAGAREVLLIAEPIAGALGMNLPVEEPTGHMIVDIGGGTTEVAVIALSGIVNKVSIKIAGDELNEAIQTYLYNEYNMAIGMALAEEIKKRIGSAIPVEEKEEMEMEISGLDLVDGLPKSVKIKTNEVYEAMKDTLGLIKNAVKKALSETPPELASDIVEKGIFLTGGGALLRNIDKMFKEETDLKVTIAEDPLKSVVKGAGKALDNIKEYKNLLMEPA